Proteins found in one Triticum aestivum cultivar Chinese Spring chromosome 4D, IWGSC CS RefSeq v2.1, whole genome shotgun sequence genomic segment:
- the LOC123099047 gene encoding uncharacterized protein isoform X2, with translation MGAAAPLTLRDFLEMACESSCSDGFRSYPRRLLPCPVSHSDDATQEKLKAETAPVRLLIEADLRRSPSRTLSSILFPRSPRSLAAISRLSRTLSRRLVFWRRHPGDDDGSERDSLGLPSPVVSSCSASEHAESDAEAPGPPPVDAAEEKPASKPSPSSSSGSVDADDGHAAAGAKHKEQQADGGDAVGSTEEEKQQLSPVSVMDFPFHDDDETSDAGTCSPATSFQHCLPDDPERSNKAQAQELLLLHKIRRLDGLAQAVGPVDLEAQFGTESDRQSAESDDTHTQTSNCSSTSADHGVAATWSPRCRSADRDAEREPDVPRRLLARLLKDDDDDGTAVTSGATERLLLDFFAEGLDRRRASEAGPVVSPVRPSDDESALVRAAQDWVQGAGTRWGAEDVLFAGEAALADMDRGRRWVRAGEEEREVGAALEGLVMDELVAELVSDLALARR, from the exons ATGGGGgcggcggcgccgctgacgctgcgGGACTTCCTGGAGATGGCGTGCGAGTCCAGCTGCAGCGACGGCTTCCGCTCCTACCCGCGCCGCCTGCTCCCCTGCCCCGTCTCCCACTCCGACGACGCCACGCAGGAGAAGCTTAAGGCGGAGACGGCGCCCGTGCGCCTcctcatcgaggccgacctgcggCGGAGCCCGTCCCGGACGCTCTCCTCCATCCTCTTCCCCCGGAGCCCCCGGTCGCTGGCCGCCATCTCGCGCCTCTCCAGGACCCTCTCGCGGCGGCTCGTCTTCTGGAGGCGCCACCCCGGCGACGACGACGGCAGCGAGCGGGACTCTCTCGGCCTCCCGTCGCCCGTCGTCAGCAGCTGCTCCGCGTCCGAGCACGCCGAGTCGGACGCGGAGGCGCCTGGCCCGCCGCCCGTCGACGCGGCGGAGGAGAAGCCCGCCTCGAAGCCTTCGCCGTCGTCCAGCTCGGGCAGCGTCGACGCGGACGACGgccacgccgccgccggagccaagCACAAG GAGCAGCAAGCCGATGGTGGCGATGCCGTGGGGTCgacggaggaggagaagcagcagcTGAGCCCCGTCTCCGTCATGGACTTCCCCTTCCATGACGACGACGAAACGAGCGACGCCGGCACCTGCTCGCCTGCTACCTCCTTCCAGCACTGCCTCCCCGACGATCCCGAAC GGTCGAACAAGGCGCAGGCGCAGGAACTGCTGCTGCTGCACAAGATCCGACGGCTCGACGGCCTGGCGCAGGCTGTGGGCCCCGTGGATCTCGAGGCGCAGTTCGGCACCGAATCTGATCGCCAGTCTGCGGAATCTGACGACACGCACACCCAGACGAGCAACTGCAGCAGCACCAGCGCCGACCACGGCGTGGCGGCGACGTGGTCACCACGGTGCCGGAGCGCCGATCGTGATGCAGAGCGCGAGCCTGACGTGCCCCGGCGCCTCCTCGCGCGACTCCTcaaagacgacgacgacgacggcacgGCAGTTACTTCGGGTGCCACGGAACGGCTGCTCCTGGACTTCTTCGCGGAGGGGCTCGACCGGCGCCGTGCGTCGGAGGCAGGGCCGGTGGTCTCCCCGGTGAGGCCGTCGGACGACGAGTCGGCGCTGGTGCGTGCGGCACAGGATTGGGTGCAAGGTGCCGGCACGCGGTGGGGCGCGGAGGACGTGCTGTTCGCCGGGGAGGCGGCGCTGGCGGACATGGACCGGGGTCGGCGGTGGGTgcgcgccggcgaggaggagcgggaggTCGGCGCCGCGTTGGAGGGGCTGGTGATGGACGAGCTGGTGGCCGAGCTTGTGAGCGACTTGGCACTGGCACGCCGTTGA
- the LOC123099047 gene encoding uncharacterized protein isoform X1, whose translation MGAAAPLTLRDFLEMACESSCSDGFRSYPRRLLPCPVSHSDDATQEKLKAETAPVRLLIEADLRRSPSRTLSSILFPRSPRSLAAISRLSRTLSRRLVFWRRHPGDDDGSERDSLGLPSPVVSSCSASEHAESDAEAPGPPPVDAAEEKPASKPSPSSSSGSVDADDGHAAAGAKHKEQQADGGDAVGSTEEEKQQLSPVSVMDFPFHDDDETSDAGTCSPATSFQHCLPDDPERTLRSNKAQAQELLLLHKIRRLDGLAQAVGPVDLEAQFGTESDRQSAESDDTHTQTSNCSSTSADHGVAATWSPRCRSADRDAEREPDVPRRLLARLLKDDDDDGTAVTSGATERLLLDFFAEGLDRRRASEAGPVVSPVRPSDDESALVRAAQDWVQGAGTRWGAEDVLFAGEAALADMDRGRRWVRAGEEEREVGAALEGLVMDELVAELVSDLALARR comes from the exons ATGGGGgcggcggcgccgctgacgctgcgGGACTTCCTGGAGATGGCGTGCGAGTCCAGCTGCAGCGACGGCTTCCGCTCCTACCCGCGCCGCCTGCTCCCCTGCCCCGTCTCCCACTCCGACGACGCCACGCAGGAGAAGCTTAAGGCGGAGACGGCGCCCGTGCGCCTcctcatcgaggccgacctgcggCGGAGCCCGTCCCGGACGCTCTCCTCCATCCTCTTCCCCCGGAGCCCCCGGTCGCTGGCCGCCATCTCGCGCCTCTCCAGGACCCTCTCGCGGCGGCTCGTCTTCTGGAGGCGCCACCCCGGCGACGACGACGGCAGCGAGCGGGACTCTCTCGGCCTCCCGTCGCCCGTCGTCAGCAGCTGCTCCGCGTCCGAGCACGCCGAGTCGGACGCGGAGGCGCCTGGCCCGCCGCCCGTCGACGCGGCGGAGGAGAAGCCCGCCTCGAAGCCTTCGCCGTCGTCCAGCTCGGGCAGCGTCGACGCGGACGACGgccacgccgccgccggagccaagCACAAG GAGCAGCAAGCCGATGGTGGCGATGCCGTGGGGTCgacggaggaggagaagcagcagcTGAGCCCCGTCTCCGTCATGGACTTCCCCTTCCATGACGACGACGAAACGAGCGACGCCGGCACCTGCTCGCCTGCTACCTCCTTCCAGCACTGCCTCCCCGACGATCCCGAACGTACGTTAC GGTCGAACAAGGCGCAGGCGCAGGAACTGCTGCTGCTGCACAAGATCCGACGGCTCGACGGCCTGGCGCAGGCTGTGGGCCCCGTGGATCTCGAGGCGCAGTTCGGCACCGAATCTGATCGCCAGTCTGCGGAATCTGACGACACGCACACCCAGACGAGCAACTGCAGCAGCACCAGCGCCGACCACGGCGTGGCGGCGACGTGGTCACCACGGTGCCGGAGCGCCGATCGTGATGCAGAGCGCGAGCCTGACGTGCCCCGGCGCCTCCTCGCGCGACTCCTcaaagacgacgacgacgacggcacgGCAGTTACTTCGGGTGCCACGGAACGGCTGCTCCTGGACTTCTTCGCGGAGGGGCTCGACCGGCGCCGTGCGTCGGAGGCAGGGCCGGTGGTCTCCCCGGTGAGGCCGTCGGACGACGAGTCGGCGCTGGTGCGTGCGGCACAGGATTGGGTGCAAGGTGCCGGCACGCGGTGGGGCGCGGAGGACGTGCTGTTCGCCGGGGAGGCGGCGCTGGCGGACATGGACCGGGGTCGGCGGTGGGTgcgcgccggcgaggaggagcgggaggTCGGCGCCGCGTTGGAGGGGCTGGTGATGGACGAGCTGGTGGCCGAGCTTGTGAGCGACTTGGCACTGGCACGCCGTTGA